In the genome of Primulina eburnea isolate SZY01 chromosome 13, ASM2296580v1, whole genome shotgun sequence, the window tattatattgttaTCATGTTTGTTGAGCGATTCAATCGCGTTTTAGGGATCTCACTATCCTCATTCATGGATCTCTTGGTTCGGGTCATGGAAAGAACATGCTCAAAATCACGATATACATTTTGAAtagagtgagtcttatgtgagaccgtctcacggatcataatctgtgagacgggtcaacccttacccatattcacaataaaaagtaatactcttagcataaaaaataatactttttcatgggtgatccaaataaaatatccgtctcacaaatacgacccgtaagaccgtctcacacaagtttttgtcttttgaaTATGAGATTCAGAATAGATGAGTGGTGGGAAATAGAGAGATAAATACGTaggatataaattttaaaaatccattcaaataTTTAAGTTGTACCAAACGCATTTTTACGACAAATTATAATTGTAATTTAAGTTTTAATATTTGTATGTTGATGAATCGAGTGAAATTACTAAAAATCcaattacattttaaaaaactcTAAGAGTTTTGTAAAGTCTTTAAACGTCAAGATTGAATATCatttttacttttaaaattttattttgaatatcattAAACtactataaaatatataatcttGATTGAATAACTcgatttttaaaatctacaaaattAATTATAAGTAATAAAAAAAAGAGTTTTTGAAATTATCAATAAGCTAAAAGAAGAAGTTTGTGGGAAAAAATATGTGTATTATAGTAATTGTAATACGGGCTTCAACAATTGAAATAAGAATAAGTGCTGAGATATTTCATGCACCAAATAGTCCAGGGAGTCGGATTAATTTAATTAGATTATTTCAGAAAAAACTTTCAACGATCGAATTCAGATATTTGAAATTTGTCATTTCGAACCATTTCGACAATTGGTAGAACAAAATCCCCTACATCTTCCTCGGTGGATCCCTCGAGGTTGCGTTCGTATTCAGATATTTGAAATTTGTCATTTCGAACCTTtggatcaaaataaaaaaatccttCCATCCAAACACAACGAGAATCTTGAAAGTAAGTGACAGAGAAAGATTTAAACTAAAAATCCTTCTATCCAGACGCAATGAGAATTTTGAAAGGAAGATAAAGAGAAAGGACGAGCGGGTAGGATCCAACACTAAAACTGAAAGTAACAACATTCCATACAAAACTCCAAAGGGCACGTTAAGAATTTCAACATCCAGCTTTGGGAATGCTGCGAATTTTCTAATAACTAAAATAGAATAAAAGTGAGTTGCAAAACGGGTAATTGCAATAATTCATCTATTGTGAAAAGGCTCGGTCTTAAAGAATCATTCAATGGGGGTTCATATCTGATTAACTCAAGGTCAACTGATCCAATCGAAACGAATATACAATGACATAGAAAACATAGGTAACTTGAAATAGATCCAACTACTACAAGAAGCATCATCTACAGACACATGATGAAACAATAATTCCGAAGACAGTTGTCAAAATGAAGTAGAAACAAATTGTGAAATAAGAAAGAAACTGGAGAAATGAGCACACGACAAACTCGGGGGTGGGTCAAATGCGGACATGAGGAGGTAATCACTAATGCTTTTACTTGTATCGATTTGTGTACAAAGATGAAGATTTAGTCGACAAGAAATGAAACTACACTTCATACTGGAATAGTTATTTGTCGTTTCCATGTTCTTAGGCAAGTATTCAGGGACCAATGCCTATAATGAGGGAGGGGGAAACAACAGAATAGACTAATGAACTAAAACATAGATAAGTTGTGATACGGTTGCCTTGGCGCTAATAAATATTGACTATGTAACTTGGCCTACAAACTCGAGATAGCACGGATCAAGTCCAGTTTGTCATCGCAACTCGGAATAACCAAAGGGCATCATTTGGATTCTAACTTATGAATTTTGGATGCTACTTAATTACATAACTTTGAATCACAAATGATGGCCTTGATATTTAACTGTCTACTGACTAGTAACTGATAATAGAGAAGGAAAAGATATAAACCTTAATGCAtataaaaaagaaagagaacTAAACAGACCATCCTCGGTTGCAATTGCCATTACAGAGAAGAAAATAACAGTCAATACCACTTATTTAGTTAGCACTAAAAAGGAATCTTGAGAGTGTAAAGTAATAGAATTCAATGAATCTTTATAGTATGAAACGTGAAGAATTTCTCGGGAGAAGCTTTTCTCTATATTCTTACTGGTTTCTTTAGAACAGCAGACAAGTATACTTCTGATTTCCCTGGACCATTAACTTTCTCTCCCACAATCCACTTTAACTTCTTGTACCCGAATCGTTCAATCAACCGAGTTAGATCCCGTTTCTTGTCATCGATGGAACAGTAGAAGTTATCCAACCAAAACAATCCACCAGCCCTAAGTACACGATCAATATCAAACATCAAGAACTCTAATTTCTCAGGTTTACCCCCAATATTCAATCCATTAGCCGCATGAACCAAATCAAACACATTATCATAAAACGGAAACCTGTTATCCAAGCTTAAATACAAAGGGAAAAGTCCCCGAGAGGCAATGAATTCATTAAATGGCGCATCCACATTCAGAGTGGCAGTCACCATAGTCACATTTTTCTCAGCCATTCTAGCACCAAAAGTCCCCGAGCCGCCACCAATATCAAATCCAATCCTAATCCCACCATTTCCCATAGCCAATACATCATCAATAAGGAAATCATTCTTGCTCCGTGCCTTAACGTATCTTTGATTTTCATAGCCATTAACAATATCAAAACAACCAGCACAATCCCGATTCAATTTCTTACTTTTCAAACAAGCAAAAGTCTTACATCCTAGACCACTCCAACTAAATGCCTTTTCACTAACGTTTTCCCAAAGTGACACAGGAAAAGGCTGTAAACCCACCTTAGGAACTGTCTTCGCAAAGCACCTCCTCCTCGGCAAAGGCTCACATCCTTGAAGAATCAACTTCTGACCAAGGCTCCAATCATCAGGACAGAGCCCATTGACTTTGTAACTCATAAATTGGGACAGCAAATCCACAGATTTCTCACAAGAATGCCCCACAGATGCCACCATCTCAGTGATTCCAGTTCTCGAATCTTTACCTAAAGGCAGCTGATGGGGGCTTAAGAACTCTTTGAGCTCATTTGCAACATTGAGTCTCGAAAGGTCGAGGCTTTCATACCCCAGTATTTCTTTCTCCATCTGGGCTAGCTTCTTCTGCGAAGATTCGATCTCTCTCAGAATTAAAGTCACTTTTTCTGAGATCACAGCCATGTTCTTTGGATTATGGTTAACTGTAGTGGGTTGGTATGTGAAAGCATAAAAAGCAAATACATTTGTGGTTATTACTGAAAAAAGCATCATCAAATTCACGGAAGAGGAACAAACAGATGCCCTCTTGAATCTCGCTGTTCCATCTCCGATTTTCAAAGAAACAGAACCCATTTTAGTTGCCTAATCAATCCCAATCTTCAGATAGTAAAATAGGCAGGAAGTGAAAATATAAAAGGTGATAGAATCAAGATTCCGCTTCAGAGAGTGAACGAGCAAGCTGTAGAGAATTTATTTTGATTAGGACATTGATAAGGTACGTTTAAACATGGTTATAAGGAGTGTTAGTCGGCACTTTTTGGACCGTAAACGTGTACGTAGATCCAGTTGGGTTGCAAGATCTGCTTCAAATTGGGGTGAAATAATATCTTGTTGTGGAGTGAGAGGACTATGATTTGGTCCGTTCGGCAAAAAGTCGAAGTTTTCAAAATTCATGTAAATTCGTGAGAGACGATTTCTtaagatataaattttatttgaattatttacaaaaaaatattattttttattctaaataTGATTAGGATTGATCCTTTATTCGATCAGTGAATTCGTCTAACGAAAGACATACTCTTTTAAATTACATATGCATGTGTGTATCTATAGTCAAATTTATTTCTACAAATCACCCaagttcaaattttatttattttttaaaaatttttttgtgaaaTTTTGTGTTTAATGTGTTTTTCCcctaaaaatgaaaataataggCACACTATACTcacacatatatattttaaattaaaattggatAATTTAGCTACCCAATTTCCAATTGGATATATGGTATTTAAAACAGGATaagtttctttttttatttaatatataaaatgtAGCACTTCACGTTTTTTAAAGAACATAATTTCATGGTGCCTGACATATAAAGGGATGTTTGATTTTAATTTGAAAAGAGAACTTGGAAAGTACTTTGAAAAAACAAATGGCACATTTGATTTcgttgaaataataaaattatcatCGTACATTTCAAAATATACTAGAAATTCTATGATTAAATAATTCTAAACTATTATATTCTGAgcaaaattataatataatattatgatagaATTTTTTTAGGAAGTGATTAAAAGTTGAGTTCCAGAAGATAACTCATAGACAAGATTCGaggatatttttcattaaaatccTCGGATGACCTGGGTCAACGAGCCTCTAAATTCTAATGGAAACATGATTCGTATGAGCTGAAACTAAAACAAGAAAGTGGGACAGAAATAGGAAATTATCCTTGTTTACACAAGACAGATATGGCCTATGCTCATACTACAAAAAGTTGAATAAAAAAGGACGTGGCTAACATAGTTTGTAAACTACTACTTTATTCTGAGAGTTTACAAGCATACGCTTAAAAATAGTAACAGCAGATTCTATCGTCATGTTACCAATTATTACAGTGGCTCTGGTGTTTGGATGGCCAAAAATAAACTTCAATGTTATACACCCATTTCGACCTCGAGCAAGAAAATGCTGACAGATGCATCTATTTTTGTCTTTGTTCTGCCAGAGGTCCACGACAAGAGAGGCAAAAACTCATGTCCAAAGAGTAACAATGAATTTCTAAAGAATATATAGATTTATAGCGGTGAAACAGACAAGAACAACACCCGGCAGCTTAGATTAAAAGTCAAGTCAAACTGTAGTTTACGTCCTTTATACATCAACATACAATCAGATGAACAGAACAGTTATTCTCTAAACCAAGCCACAAAACACAGTAAAAGTTGATAGATTCAAATCTCGCCATTTGTGCCTTCATGCGGAGGCAGGTGCAGTTGAAGCAGTTGTAGAGTTCGAGGATGCTGGGACTGATAATCGTCGGATTTGATCGGGCTGCTGATTTGGTGGAAGTTGTTGTAGTTGCCACATCTGGTGCTTTACAGGGGCCTGCTGAGAAATGCCATTAGATGTTCTTCCATCTTCTCTAAGCTCCATCTTTGCAAGCTTTAGTCGTTGAACTTCGGCAGTCAATGCTTCGTGTAAAGCTGCCCCATAAAAAGTTCAGAAGACAATTCTTTTATCCAGCTCACGGCcgataaaaaaatatcataaaaataacaaaagtaACTAATATTCTACATAGAAAGTTTCTGAACAAAAATCAAACTATGTTGCTATAGCTAAATACAAAAAAGCAGCAGGTACAGTGGTCTGAATTTCTTGAGATTTTTTGCACACTCCAAAGGCTGGAACCATGTCAAATAATTACAAGCAGCAGATTCCATACAATGCACCACCCTTTAGCACAGTAATTGTTTCACATTCCTAATGCCGTTCATGATACTTCGACAAATGTACCATGTCACCATGGTCAACTTAACAACAGATGTGAATGCTTATAAAATTCAAGTTTATGAGATCTAAATTTCATTGTCTACAAACAAAGCAGATGAATGGAAAACGCATGTAGGATTCTAAAAGCATATAAATAGATAAAACTTGAATTACTAGAGCGGCTGCTTTGCTGGACTGGCTCCAGAAACATGAATTGTGATTGTGAGCATAACTAGAAGAAATATGCGAGAAGATACAGAATCAGTAATCTGTCAAAACTGTAGAGAGTGACTACTGTTGAAGTAAAAGTATCACAAGTCATACTGCCTCGGGAAATTCCTTAAAGTTTTTTTAAATGACTCCGACAAAATACTGTGTCAAGGTTGTGCAACACATAATGCAAAGAAATGTTAAAGAAGAGTGAAAATAGAATGTAACTACAATTTATAATAGGGTAATATAAAGCATTCTAAAACGCTACAAGGATATGTTTCTCATCTTCTCTATATGGTACGAGCGCATACTATCTGGGTGAGAATAAGCGCATTACAAAACGAGAGCGAAAAATCGAAATACAAATTTATAGTAATGGATGAAGTATGAATACCATCTCTGAGATGTGCCTGTTGCTCCATAGCTTTAAGACGAAACTTCAATTCATTGTTCTGATTGGTTAGCTCACTGTAGTCTTTCTGCAGATGAAACATGACTGGTGTTACCACATTATTGATGTTCATTGCAAAAAATGCAGGATAACTGGCCAGTCACTACTACAAACCTGTAGAATAGTAAATTGAGCTGACAGTGTGGTGGCCTCTGTTTGCAGAGTTTGCACCTTGTGTTCCAATTCAGATATATAGTGCAGCTTCCGTTCCTTGGAACGAGCAGCTGAGTGCCGATTAGCCAATATCCTGAAAAAAACTACGTAAAAAAGCTTGACATCAGCAGCTGCGTCAGTAAATTGTTTTAACCATACCTTTTTGCCCGTTTAGGGTCTGATACAGCAATTTCTGCAAGTCTCTCATCCGCCACAATCTTTCTCAGCTCAACTTCATTAAATTCACCATGTCCAAATTCAATGTTTAGCTTAACTGAGTTATCGCTCGCCGAATTGCTTGGTGAGATCTGATCCACCCGATTGAACAAGGAGGACTGTAACTTCGGTGATTCATCACCAAATTGAAAATTCCCAATGGCACTATCCACTGAAAGACTTCTGTAATGACGAGCTGGCGGTGCAATATCTCCAGTGGCACTCCTTTTGACTCCCTCTCTCAAATTTGTTCCATGCTTTGAGATATTTTCTAACTCGGTATTGCTGCTGTTGCCACCACTTAACTTCGTTCCATTATCTTTATGCTCGACAACAGAGGAATTCATAGCATTCACTTGATCCAAATTAATCAAAGAATTAAACAAGTCATCCACAACCTCTCCCTCTGATCTTCTGTCACCTATTCCATCTGCACTGATCTTTCCATGAGTTGGGATGTCCATATCTTGTCTCATCAGCCCAATGGGCTTGTCATTTCCCATATTCTCTCTCATACTTGCAGTTCTTCCATACATCCCTTGACCACTTATCGGAAGCAATTGAGGAGAAGACTGAATCATAGCTGAGAATTCTAATGGAACATCACTATTAGAACGGTGATGTCCTCTACGAGGGGGGAGGCTGTCAGTGGCTCGAAACAAATTTTCCCTCCGAATGGACGGAGCCATAGGAGGACCTCTAGAACTAACGTCTGTCTCCTCCATGGACACATCTTTCATGTTTGAGTTCGATGAAGCCAGTGACGATTCGCTAGGAGGGAAAGGACTCAAAGGAGGCAAGGAATTGTTTGCAAAAAATGAGGGTTGGGATAGAGACCTCGCATGAGAGCCCCCTACATTGAAAGCTTGATTCACGGATTGTTTCAAATTGGGCTGAGCCATCAAAATGGACCAAACTCCGAGGATTCACACAATCAAACCTTGGACCCTCTACAACAAAAGCTCGAACTTTAT includes:
- the LOC140808923 gene encoding bZIP transcription factor 29-like produces the protein MAQPNLKQSVNQAFNVGGSHARSLSQPSFFANNSLPPLSPFPPSESSLASSNSNMKDVSMEETDVSSRGPPMAPSIRRENLFRATDSLPPRRGHHRSNSDVPLEFSAMIQSSPQLLPISGQGMYGRTASMRENMGNDKPIGLMRQDMDIPTHGKISADGIGDRRSEGEVVDDLFNSLINLDQVNAMNSSVVEHKDNGTKLSGGNSSNTELENISKHGTNLREGVKRSATGDIAPPARHYRSLSVDSAIGNFQFGDESPKLQSSLFNRVDQISPSNSASDNSVKLNIEFGHGEFNEVELRKIVADERLAEIAVSDPKRAKRILANRHSAARSKERKLHYISELEHKVQTLQTEATTLSAQFTILQKDYSELTNQNNELKFRLKAMEQQAHLRDALHEALTAEVQRLKLAKMELREDGRTSNGISQQAPVKHQMWQLQQLPPNQQPDQIRRLSVPASSNSTTASTAPASA
- the LOC140810107 gene encoding probable methyltransferase At1g29790, translated to MGSVSLKIGDGTARFKRASVCSSSVNLMMLFSVITTNVFAFYAFTYQPTTVNHNPKNMAVISEKVTLILREIESSQKKLAQMEKEILGYESLDLSRLNVANELKEFLSPHQLPLGKDSRTGITEMVASVGHSCEKSVDLLSQFMSYKVNGLCPDDWSLGQKLILQGCEPLPRRRCFAKTVPKVGLQPFPVSLWENVSEKAFSWSGLGCKTFACLKSKKLNRDCAGCFDIVNGYENQRYVKARSKNDFLIDDVLAMGNGGIRIGFDIGGGSGTFGARMAEKNVTMVTATLNVDAPFNEFIASRGLFPLYLSLDNRFPFYDNVFDLVHAANGLNIGGKPEKLEFLMFDIDRVLRAGGLFWLDNFYCSIDDKKRDLTRLIERFGYKKLKWIVGEKVNGPGKSEVYLSAVLKKPVRI